The Pyrus communis chromosome 9, drPyrComm1.1, whole genome shotgun sequence genome has a segment encoding these proteins:
- the LOC137745272 gene encoding protein PTST homolog 3, chloroplastic isoform X2 codes for MAASVSHLPAFLSLFSHKLFFSHPQQQSTLGFTALQRCPPPPRCTLRASSVKKKTRKVKSNAELCNDLRQFLTAVGLSECHVPSLKELSQHGRNDLANIVRRRGYKLIRELLVDSSNTDTNGNADTGFAGIQDAIDDRKEIVTGQDQEVNNVIEDFSLSTEVSVLESNSGSPSEIFTPSSLGELDDLSLSTTGRVKETISSSSNVGLDLNSDGRPRMPLESVDGLSLDEKVLDICQDGKVDNMANEDCSSTIVSVLEDHSSSDLDPSHNSDHHSYPPLESPPNLSLKEKVANFMQNGELDAVEDNVYGILTENNDEEIKEECRFGNTEEVQIRIPKNVLDRSDAIMALNRRTSTSTTAVDPSLREDSSSTEGLSSLYDKDLDDKTSESEDQLELNHLKFMLHQKEMELSQLKEQIQKEELFLSNLQTKSEMAMSKAQKLVSEKDAELLADEESLSGLVEVEIQYQGDGKIVEVTGSFNGWYHQIEMDPQPSSSIIEREPRLWSTMLWLYPGTYEIKFIVDGQWMIDPQRESVTRGTICNNILHVNR; via the exons ATGGCGGCCTCCGTCTCTCACCTCCCCGCCTTCCTCTCCCTCTTCTCTCACAAGCTCTTCTTCTCCCACCCGCAGCAGCAATCCACTCTCGGATTCACCGCCCTACAACGCTGTCCACCGCCGCCGCGCTGCACCCTTCGCGCTTCTTCCGTCAAGAAGAAAACTAG GAAGGTAAAGAGCAATGCGGAGCTTTGCAATGATCTCCGGCAGTTCCTCACTGCGGTCGGACTTTCGGAATGTCACGTTCCATCCTTGAAGGAGCTCTCGCAGCACGGAAG GAATGATCTTGCAAACATTGTCAGACGAAGAGGATATAAACTTATAAGAGAGCTTCTTGTGGACTCGAGCAATACAGATACCAATGGTAATGCCGATACCGGATTTGCTGGAATTCAGGATGCAATCGATGATCGTAAAGAGATAGTAACAG GTCAGGATCAAGAGGTGAATAATGTGATTGAGGATTTCTCTTTGTCAACTGAAGTTTCAGTCTTGGAAAGTAATTCTGGTAGTCCTTCAGAAATTTTCACCCCTTCATCCTTGGGCGAACTTGATGACCTATCCTTGTCAACCACTGGTCGTGTCAAAGAAACCATTTCTTCTAGTTCAAATGTTGGTTTGGATCTAAACTCCGATGGACGTCCTCGCATGCCTTTAGAATCTGTTGATGGTTTGTCATTGGATGAAAAGGTCTTAGATATATGTCAGGATGGGAAGGTTGACAATATGGCTAATGAAGATTGCTCTTCAACCATAGTTTCTGTTTTGGAAGACCATTCTAGTTCAGATCTTGATCCAAGTCACAACTCTGATCATCATAGTTATCCGCCTTTAGAATCTCCACCCAATTTATCCTTGAAGGAAAAAGTGGCAAACTTTATGCAGAATGGAGAATTGGATGCAGTTGAAG ATAATGTCTATGGCATATTAACTGAGAATAATGATGAAGAAATCAAGGAAGAATGTAGATTTGGAAACACTGAGGAGGTTCAAATAAGAATTCCTAAAAATGTGCTTGACAGAAGTGATGCAATTATGGCATTGAATCGAAGGACATCAACATCAACTACAGCAGTTGATCCCTCTCTTAG GGAGGATAGTTCATCAACTGAGGGGCTGAGTTCTCTATATGACAAGGATTTGGATGATAAG ACAAGTGAAAGTGAGGATCAACTTGAACTTAATCATCTCAAGTTCATGCTG CATCAGAAGGAGATGGAATTGTCACAGTTGAAAGAACAGATTCAGAAGGAAGAG ctttttttgtcaaacttgCAAACCAAATCTGAAATGGCAATGAGCAAAGCACAAAAGCTTGTCTCTGAAAAAGATGCAGAGTTACTTGCTGATGAAGAAAGCCTTTCAGGATTAGTGGAG GTTGAGATTCAGTACCAGGGAGATGGCAAGATTGTGGAGGTGACTGGTAGCTTCAATGGTTGGTATCATCAGATTGAAATGGATCCACAGCCATCATCTAGTATCATAGAGAG GGAACCTAGACTATGGTCAACAATGCTGTGGCTTTATCCAGGGACGTATGAG ATAAAATTCATTGTTGATGGCCAATGG
- the LOC137745272 gene encoding protein PTST homolog 3, chloroplastic isoform X6, with product MAASVSHLPAFLSLFSHKLFFSHPQQQSTLGFTALQRCPPPPRCTLRASSVKKKTRKVKSNAELCNDLRQFLTAVGLSECHVPSLKELSQHGRNDLANIVRRRGYKLIRELLVDSSNTDTNGNADTGFAGIQDAIDDRKEIVTVLESNSGSPSEIFTPSSLGELDDLSLSTTGRVKETISSSSNVGLDLNSDGRPRMPLESVDGLSLDEKVLDICQDGKVDNMANEDCSSTIVSVLEDHSSSDLDPSHNSDHHSYPPLESPPNLSLKEKVANFMQNGELDAVEDNVYGILTENNDEEIKEECRFGNTEEVQIRIPKNVLDRSDAIMALNRRTSTSTTAVDPSLSREDSSSTEGLSSLYDKDLDDKTSESEDQLELNHLKFMLHQKEMELSQLKEQIQKEELFLSNLQTKSEMAMSKAQKLVSEKDAELLADEESLSGLVEVEIQYQGDGKIVEVTGSFNGWYHQIEMDPQPSSSIIEREPRLWSTMLWLYPGTYEIKFIVDGQWMIDPQRESVTRGTICNNILHVNR from the exons ATGGCGGCCTCCGTCTCTCACCTCCCCGCCTTCCTCTCCCTCTTCTCTCACAAGCTCTTCTTCTCCCACCCGCAGCAGCAATCCACTCTCGGATTCACCGCCCTACAACGCTGTCCACCGCCGCCGCGCTGCACCCTTCGCGCTTCTTCCGTCAAGAAGAAAACTAG GAAGGTAAAGAGCAATGCGGAGCTTTGCAATGATCTCCGGCAGTTCCTCACTGCGGTCGGACTTTCGGAATGTCACGTTCCATCCTTGAAGGAGCTCTCGCAGCACGGAAG GAATGATCTTGCAAACATTGTCAGACGAAGAGGATATAAACTTATAAGAGAGCTTCTTGTGGACTCGAGCAATACAGATACCAATGGTAATGCCGATACCGGATTTGCTGGAATTCAGGATGCAATCGATGATCGTAAAGAGATAGTAACAG TCTTGGAAAGTAATTCTGGTAGTCCTTCAGAAATTTTCACCCCTTCATCCTTGGGCGAACTTGATGACCTATCCTTGTCAACCACTGGTCGTGTCAAAGAAACCATTTCTTCTAGTTCAAATGTTGGTTTGGATCTAAACTCCGATGGACGTCCTCGCATGCCTTTAGAATCTGTTGATGGTTTGTCATTGGATGAAAAGGTCTTAGATATATGTCAGGATGGGAAGGTTGACAATATGGCTAATGAAGATTGCTCTTCAACCATAGTTTCTGTTTTGGAAGACCATTCTAGTTCAGATCTTGATCCAAGTCACAACTCTGATCATCATAGTTATCCGCCTTTAGAATCTCCACCCAATTTATCCTTGAAGGAAAAAGTGGCAAACTTTATGCAGAATGGAGAATTGGATGCAGTTGAAG ATAATGTCTATGGCATATTAACTGAGAATAATGATGAAGAAATCAAGGAAGAATGTAGATTTGGAAACACTGAGGAGGTTCAAATAAGAATTCCTAAAAATGTGCTTGACAGAAGTGATGCAATTATGGCATTGAATCGAAGGACATCAACATCAACTACAGCAGTTGATCCCTCTCTTAG CAGGGAGGATAGTTCATCAACTGAGGGGCTGAGTTCTCTATATGACAAGGATTTGGATGATAAG ACAAGTGAAAGTGAGGATCAACTTGAACTTAATCATCTCAAGTTCATGCTG CATCAGAAGGAGATGGAATTGTCACAGTTGAAAGAACAGATTCAGAAGGAAGAG ctttttttgtcaaacttgCAAACCAAATCTGAAATGGCAATGAGCAAAGCACAAAAGCTTGTCTCTGAAAAAGATGCAGAGTTACTTGCTGATGAAGAAAGCCTTTCAGGATTAGTGGAG GTTGAGATTCAGTACCAGGGAGATGGCAAGATTGTGGAGGTGACTGGTAGCTTCAATGGTTGGTATCATCAGATTGAAATGGATCCACAGCCATCATCTAGTATCATAGAGAG GGAACCTAGACTATGGTCAACAATGCTGTGGCTTTATCCAGGGACGTATGAG ATAAAATTCATTGTTGATGGCCAATGG
- the LOC137745272 gene encoding protein PTST homolog 3, chloroplastic isoform X3: protein MAASVSHLPAFLSLFSHKLFFSHPQQQSTLGFTALQRCPPPPRCTLRASSVKKKTRKVKSNAELCNDLRQFLTAVGLSECHVPSLKELSQHGRNDLANIVRRRGYKLIRELLVDSSNTDTNGNADTGFAGIQDAIDDRKEIVTGQDQEVNNVIEDFSLSTEVSVLESNSGSPSEIFTPSSLGELDDLSLSTTGRVKETISSSSNVGLDLNSDGRPRMPLESVDGLSLDEKVLDICQDGKVDNMANEDCSSTIVSVLEDHSSSDLDPSHNSDHHSYPPLESPPNLSLKEKVANFMQNGELDAVEDNVYGILTENNDEEIKEECRFGNTEEVQIRIPKNVLDRSDAIMALNRRTSTSTTAVDPSLSREDSSSTEGLSSLYDKDLDDKTSESEDQLELNHLKFMLKEMELSQLKEQIQKEELFLSNLQTKSEMAMSKAQKLVSEKDAELLADEESLSGLVEVEIQYQGDGKIVEVTGSFNGWYHQIEMDPQPSSSIIEREPRLWSTMLWLYPGTYEIKFIVDGQWMIDPQRESVTRGTICNNILHVNR, encoded by the exons ATGGCGGCCTCCGTCTCTCACCTCCCCGCCTTCCTCTCCCTCTTCTCTCACAAGCTCTTCTTCTCCCACCCGCAGCAGCAATCCACTCTCGGATTCACCGCCCTACAACGCTGTCCACCGCCGCCGCGCTGCACCCTTCGCGCTTCTTCCGTCAAGAAGAAAACTAG GAAGGTAAAGAGCAATGCGGAGCTTTGCAATGATCTCCGGCAGTTCCTCACTGCGGTCGGACTTTCGGAATGTCACGTTCCATCCTTGAAGGAGCTCTCGCAGCACGGAAG GAATGATCTTGCAAACATTGTCAGACGAAGAGGATATAAACTTATAAGAGAGCTTCTTGTGGACTCGAGCAATACAGATACCAATGGTAATGCCGATACCGGATTTGCTGGAATTCAGGATGCAATCGATGATCGTAAAGAGATAGTAACAG GTCAGGATCAAGAGGTGAATAATGTGATTGAGGATTTCTCTTTGTCAACTGAAGTTTCAGTCTTGGAAAGTAATTCTGGTAGTCCTTCAGAAATTTTCACCCCTTCATCCTTGGGCGAACTTGATGACCTATCCTTGTCAACCACTGGTCGTGTCAAAGAAACCATTTCTTCTAGTTCAAATGTTGGTTTGGATCTAAACTCCGATGGACGTCCTCGCATGCCTTTAGAATCTGTTGATGGTTTGTCATTGGATGAAAAGGTCTTAGATATATGTCAGGATGGGAAGGTTGACAATATGGCTAATGAAGATTGCTCTTCAACCATAGTTTCTGTTTTGGAAGACCATTCTAGTTCAGATCTTGATCCAAGTCACAACTCTGATCATCATAGTTATCCGCCTTTAGAATCTCCACCCAATTTATCCTTGAAGGAAAAAGTGGCAAACTTTATGCAGAATGGAGAATTGGATGCAGTTGAAG ATAATGTCTATGGCATATTAACTGAGAATAATGATGAAGAAATCAAGGAAGAATGTAGATTTGGAAACACTGAGGAGGTTCAAATAAGAATTCCTAAAAATGTGCTTGACAGAAGTGATGCAATTATGGCATTGAATCGAAGGACATCAACATCAACTACAGCAGTTGATCCCTCTCTTAG CAGGGAGGATAGTTCATCAACTGAGGGGCTGAGTTCTCTATATGACAAGGATTTGGATGATAAG ACAAGTGAAAGTGAGGATCAACTTGAACTTAATCATCTCAAGTTCATGCTG AAGGAGATGGAATTGTCACAGTTGAAAGAACAGATTCAGAAGGAAGAG ctttttttgtcaaacttgCAAACCAAATCTGAAATGGCAATGAGCAAAGCACAAAAGCTTGTCTCTGAAAAAGATGCAGAGTTACTTGCTGATGAAGAAAGCCTTTCAGGATTAGTGGAG GTTGAGATTCAGTACCAGGGAGATGGCAAGATTGTGGAGGTGACTGGTAGCTTCAATGGTTGGTATCATCAGATTGAAATGGATCCACAGCCATCATCTAGTATCATAGAGAG GGAACCTAGACTATGGTCAACAATGCTGTGGCTTTATCCAGGGACGTATGAG ATAAAATTCATTGTTGATGGCCAATGG
- the LOC137745272 gene encoding protein PTST homolog 3, chloroplastic isoform X1, with the protein MAASVSHLPAFLSLFSHKLFFSHPQQQSTLGFTALQRCPPPPRCTLRASSVKKKTRKVKSNAELCNDLRQFLTAVGLSECHVPSLKELSQHGRNDLANIVRRRGYKLIRELLVDSSNTDTNGNADTGFAGIQDAIDDRKEIVTGQDQEVNNVIEDFSLSTEVSVLESNSGSPSEIFTPSSLGELDDLSLSTTGRVKETISSSSNVGLDLNSDGRPRMPLESVDGLSLDEKVLDICQDGKVDNMANEDCSSTIVSVLEDHSSSDLDPSHNSDHHSYPPLESPPNLSLKEKVANFMQNGELDAVEDNVYGILTENNDEEIKEECRFGNTEEVQIRIPKNVLDRSDAIMALNRRTSTSTTAVDPSLSREDSSSTEGLSSLYDKDLDDKTSESEDQLELNHLKFMLHQKEMELSQLKEQIQKEELFLSNLQTKSEMAMSKAQKLVSEKDAELLADEESLSGLVEVEIQYQGDGKIVEVTGSFNGWYHQIEMDPQPSSSIIEREPRLWSTMLWLYPGTYEIKFIVDGQWMIDPQRESVTRGTICNNILHVNR; encoded by the exons ATGGCGGCCTCCGTCTCTCACCTCCCCGCCTTCCTCTCCCTCTTCTCTCACAAGCTCTTCTTCTCCCACCCGCAGCAGCAATCCACTCTCGGATTCACCGCCCTACAACGCTGTCCACCGCCGCCGCGCTGCACCCTTCGCGCTTCTTCCGTCAAGAAGAAAACTAG GAAGGTAAAGAGCAATGCGGAGCTTTGCAATGATCTCCGGCAGTTCCTCACTGCGGTCGGACTTTCGGAATGTCACGTTCCATCCTTGAAGGAGCTCTCGCAGCACGGAAG GAATGATCTTGCAAACATTGTCAGACGAAGAGGATATAAACTTATAAGAGAGCTTCTTGTGGACTCGAGCAATACAGATACCAATGGTAATGCCGATACCGGATTTGCTGGAATTCAGGATGCAATCGATGATCGTAAAGAGATAGTAACAG GTCAGGATCAAGAGGTGAATAATGTGATTGAGGATTTCTCTTTGTCAACTGAAGTTTCAGTCTTGGAAAGTAATTCTGGTAGTCCTTCAGAAATTTTCACCCCTTCATCCTTGGGCGAACTTGATGACCTATCCTTGTCAACCACTGGTCGTGTCAAAGAAACCATTTCTTCTAGTTCAAATGTTGGTTTGGATCTAAACTCCGATGGACGTCCTCGCATGCCTTTAGAATCTGTTGATGGTTTGTCATTGGATGAAAAGGTCTTAGATATATGTCAGGATGGGAAGGTTGACAATATGGCTAATGAAGATTGCTCTTCAACCATAGTTTCTGTTTTGGAAGACCATTCTAGTTCAGATCTTGATCCAAGTCACAACTCTGATCATCATAGTTATCCGCCTTTAGAATCTCCACCCAATTTATCCTTGAAGGAAAAAGTGGCAAACTTTATGCAGAATGGAGAATTGGATGCAGTTGAAG ATAATGTCTATGGCATATTAACTGAGAATAATGATGAAGAAATCAAGGAAGAATGTAGATTTGGAAACACTGAGGAGGTTCAAATAAGAATTCCTAAAAATGTGCTTGACAGAAGTGATGCAATTATGGCATTGAATCGAAGGACATCAACATCAACTACAGCAGTTGATCCCTCTCTTAG CAGGGAGGATAGTTCATCAACTGAGGGGCTGAGTTCTCTATATGACAAGGATTTGGATGATAAG ACAAGTGAAAGTGAGGATCAACTTGAACTTAATCATCTCAAGTTCATGCTG CATCAGAAGGAGATGGAATTGTCACAGTTGAAAGAACAGATTCAGAAGGAAGAG ctttttttgtcaaacttgCAAACCAAATCTGAAATGGCAATGAGCAAAGCACAAAAGCTTGTCTCTGAAAAAGATGCAGAGTTACTTGCTGATGAAGAAAGCCTTTCAGGATTAGTGGAG GTTGAGATTCAGTACCAGGGAGATGGCAAGATTGTGGAGGTGACTGGTAGCTTCAATGGTTGGTATCATCAGATTGAAATGGATCCACAGCCATCATCTAGTATCATAGAGAG GGAACCTAGACTATGGTCAACAATGCTGTGGCTTTATCCAGGGACGTATGAG ATAAAATTCATTGTTGATGGCCAATGG
- the LOC137745272 gene encoding protein PTST homolog 3, chloroplastic isoform X4, whose product MAASVSHLPAFLSLFSHKLFFSHPQQQSTLGFTALQRCPPPPRCTLRASSVKKKTRKVKSNAELCNDLRQFLTAVGLSECHVPSLKELSQHGRNDLANIVRRRGYKLIRELLVDSSNTDTNGNADTGFAGIQDAIDDRKEIVTGQDQEVNNVIEDFSLSTEVSVLESNSGSPSEIFTPSSLGELDDLSLSTTGRVKETISSSSNVGLDLNSDGRPRMPLESVDGLSLDEKVLDICQDGKVDNMANEDCSSTIVSVLEDHSSSDLDPSHNSDHHSYPPLESPPNLSLKEKVANFMQNGELDAVEDNVYGILTENNDEEIKEECRFGNTEEVQIRIPKNVLDRSDAIMALNRRTSTSTTAVDPSLREDSSSTEGLSSLYDKDLDDKTSESEDQLELNHLKFMLKEMELSQLKEQIQKEELFLSNLQTKSEMAMSKAQKLVSEKDAELLADEESLSGLVEVEIQYQGDGKIVEVTGSFNGWYHQIEMDPQPSSSIIEREPRLWSTMLWLYPGTYEIKFIVDGQWMIDPQRESVTRGTICNNILHVNR is encoded by the exons ATGGCGGCCTCCGTCTCTCACCTCCCCGCCTTCCTCTCCCTCTTCTCTCACAAGCTCTTCTTCTCCCACCCGCAGCAGCAATCCACTCTCGGATTCACCGCCCTACAACGCTGTCCACCGCCGCCGCGCTGCACCCTTCGCGCTTCTTCCGTCAAGAAGAAAACTAG GAAGGTAAAGAGCAATGCGGAGCTTTGCAATGATCTCCGGCAGTTCCTCACTGCGGTCGGACTTTCGGAATGTCACGTTCCATCCTTGAAGGAGCTCTCGCAGCACGGAAG GAATGATCTTGCAAACATTGTCAGACGAAGAGGATATAAACTTATAAGAGAGCTTCTTGTGGACTCGAGCAATACAGATACCAATGGTAATGCCGATACCGGATTTGCTGGAATTCAGGATGCAATCGATGATCGTAAAGAGATAGTAACAG GTCAGGATCAAGAGGTGAATAATGTGATTGAGGATTTCTCTTTGTCAACTGAAGTTTCAGTCTTGGAAAGTAATTCTGGTAGTCCTTCAGAAATTTTCACCCCTTCATCCTTGGGCGAACTTGATGACCTATCCTTGTCAACCACTGGTCGTGTCAAAGAAACCATTTCTTCTAGTTCAAATGTTGGTTTGGATCTAAACTCCGATGGACGTCCTCGCATGCCTTTAGAATCTGTTGATGGTTTGTCATTGGATGAAAAGGTCTTAGATATATGTCAGGATGGGAAGGTTGACAATATGGCTAATGAAGATTGCTCTTCAACCATAGTTTCTGTTTTGGAAGACCATTCTAGTTCAGATCTTGATCCAAGTCACAACTCTGATCATCATAGTTATCCGCCTTTAGAATCTCCACCCAATTTATCCTTGAAGGAAAAAGTGGCAAACTTTATGCAGAATGGAGAATTGGATGCAGTTGAAG ATAATGTCTATGGCATATTAACTGAGAATAATGATGAAGAAATCAAGGAAGAATGTAGATTTGGAAACACTGAGGAGGTTCAAATAAGAATTCCTAAAAATGTGCTTGACAGAAGTGATGCAATTATGGCATTGAATCGAAGGACATCAACATCAACTACAGCAGTTGATCCCTCTCTTAG GGAGGATAGTTCATCAACTGAGGGGCTGAGTTCTCTATATGACAAGGATTTGGATGATAAG ACAAGTGAAAGTGAGGATCAACTTGAACTTAATCATCTCAAGTTCATGCTG AAGGAGATGGAATTGTCACAGTTGAAAGAACAGATTCAGAAGGAAGAG ctttttttgtcaaacttgCAAACCAAATCTGAAATGGCAATGAGCAAAGCACAAAAGCTTGTCTCTGAAAAAGATGCAGAGTTACTTGCTGATGAAGAAAGCCTTTCAGGATTAGTGGAG GTTGAGATTCAGTACCAGGGAGATGGCAAGATTGTGGAGGTGACTGGTAGCTTCAATGGTTGGTATCATCAGATTGAAATGGATCCACAGCCATCATCTAGTATCATAGAGAG GGAACCTAGACTATGGTCAACAATGCTGTGGCTTTATCCAGGGACGTATGAG ATAAAATTCATTGTTGATGGCCAATGG
- the LOC137745272 gene encoding protein PTST homolog 3, chloroplastic isoform X5, protein MAASVSHLPAFLSLFSHKLFFSHPQQQSTLGFTALQRCPPPPRCTLRASSVKKKTRKVKSNAELCNDLRQFLTAVGLSECHVPSLKELSQHGRNDLANIVRRRGYKLIRELLVDSSNTDTNGNADTGFAGIQDAIDDRKEIVTVSVLESNSGSPSEIFTPSSLGELDDLSLSTTGRVKETISSSSNVGLDLNSDGRPRMPLESVDGLSLDEKVLDICQDGKVDNMANEDCSSTIVSVLEDHSSSDLDPSHNSDHHSYPPLESPPNLSLKEKVANFMQNGELDAVEDNVYGILTENNDEEIKEECRFGNTEEVQIRIPKNVLDRSDAIMALNRRTSTSTTAVDPSLSREDSSSTEGLSSLYDKDLDDKTSESEDQLELNHLKFMLHQKEMELSQLKEQIQKEELFLSNLQTKSEMAMSKAQKLVSEKDAELLADEESLSGLVEVEIQYQGDGKIVEVTGSFNGWYHQIEMDPQPSSSIIEREPRLWSTMLWLYPGTYEIKFIVDGQWMIDPQRESVTRGTICNNILHVNR, encoded by the exons ATGGCGGCCTCCGTCTCTCACCTCCCCGCCTTCCTCTCCCTCTTCTCTCACAAGCTCTTCTTCTCCCACCCGCAGCAGCAATCCACTCTCGGATTCACCGCCCTACAACGCTGTCCACCGCCGCCGCGCTGCACCCTTCGCGCTTCTTCCGTCAAGAAGAAAACTAG GAAGGTAAAGAGCAATGCGGAGCTTTGCAATGATCTCCGGCAGTTCCTCACTGCGGTCGGACTTTCGGAATGTCACGTTCCATCCTTGAAGGAGCTCTCGCAGCACGGAAG GAATGATCTTGCAAACATTGTCAGACGAAGAGGATATAAACTTATAAGAGAGCTTCTTGTGGACTCGAGCAATACAGATACCAATGGTAATGCCGATACCGGATTTGCTGGAATTCAGGATGCAATCGATGATCGTAAAGAGATAGTAACAG TTTCAGTCTTGGAAAGTAATTCTGGTAGTCCTTCAGAAATTTTCACCCCTTCATCCTTGGGCGAACTTGATGACCTATCCTTGTCAACCACTGGTCGTGTCAAAGAAACCATTTCTTCTAGTTCAAATGTTGGTTTGGATCTAAACTCCGATGGACGTCCTCGCATGCCTTTAGAATCTGTTGATGGTTTGTCATTGGATGAAAAGGTCTTAGATATATGTCAGGATGGGAAGGTTGACAATATGGCTAATGAAGATTGCTCTTCAACCATAGTTTCTGTTTTGGAAGACCATTCTAGTTCAGATCTTGATCCAAGTCACAACTCTGATCATCATAGTTATCCGCCTTTAGAATCTCCACCCAATTTATCCTTGAAGGAAAAAGTGGCAAACTTTATGCAGAATGGAGAATTGGATGCAGTTGAAG ATAATGTCTATGGCATATTAACTGAGAATAATGATGAAGAAATCAAGGAAGAATGTAGATTTGGAAACACTGAGGAGGTTCAAATAAGAATTCCTAAAAATGTGCTTGACAGAAGTGATGCAATTATGGCATTGAATCGAAGGACATCAACATCAACTACAGCAGTTGATCCCTCTCTTAG CAGGGAGGATAGTTCATCAACTGAGGGGCTGAGTTCTCTATATGACAAGGATTTGGATGATAAG ACAAGTGAAAGTGAGGATCAACTTGAACTTAATCATCTCAAGTTCATGCTG CATCAGAAGGAGATGGAATTGTCACAGTTGAAAGAACAGATTCAGAAGGAAGAG ctttttttgtcaaacttgCAAACCAAATCTGAAATGGCAATGAGCAAAGCACAAAAGCTTGTCTCTGAAAAAGATGCAGAGTTACTTGCTGATGAAGAAAGCCTTTCAGGATTAGTGGAG GTTGAGATTCAGTACCAGGGAGATGGCAAGATTGTGGAGGTGACTGGTAGCTTCAATGGTTGGTATCATCAGATTGAAATGGATCCACAGCCATCATCTAGTATCATAGAGAG GGAACCTAGACTATGGTCAACAATGCTGTGGCTTTATCCAGGGACGTATGAG ATAAAATTCATTGTTGATGGCCAATGG